AAAGCAACCCTTAGGGGATCTTTTTTAAAATTCTAAGCCCCCGCATACGTGCACGCCGAGTGCTTGGCGTGGTCTCGACCTTGGGTTGTCGGGCATTCCTTTTCTCTGCTTTCGCGTATAAAACGACGAATTATTTAACGATTTGGGAATTATATATTTCGAATGAATTTAGAAGTGAAAATTTATTGCGTCACCGTCATAAACGGCTTTGTCGGGGCGAGGGCCAATCGAGGCGAGGAGCGGCGCAACCTTAAAGGGCGAAACAGCGTATGGCGGGGCTGGGGCGCGCGCCATGAAAATCCGATAGGTGCTTTATTCTAAGTCCATTTTAGGCTTGCGATGGGTTGTCGGATTACGATAAAGACGGTGATGATTGAAAAATAATTATATCAAATCAAAAGGTTAGAAACGTCTCAGAGTTTTATCGAGTTCTCTGTGTTTCTTAAGTTTTAAAGAGTATTCACGACCGGCAATCACCAAACCACAGATCAGCTAAAAGCGTTTTCGACACGTTCTTTCGGCGGCGCAATTTCGAACAGTGCTGAGACTTACATGAAGCAGGGGATGACTCATGCGGCCCACTTTTTTGTCCAAAATCAAGCTGACGACTAAGACCACATTGGTGACACTGGCGCTGATCGTGCTGTCAACCCTCGCCGCCGGGGGGGGGGCGGTTCTCGAAATCAAACACGAGATGAAGCGCTCCGTCATCGAACGCCAGGACAGAAGTCTTCGTGTCGCCGCCACGGTGATGCAATTGTCGCGATTGCCGATTGTCGTGCGGCGTTCGAAGACGGGCGATCTGACGCGGATCATGATGGATCAGTTTCCTTACTTCGGAAGCCATAGCTTGATCGACAGCATCGGCGATATGACCGATGAGACGGCGACTATTTTTCAGTGGGACGAAAAAACAAAAAATTTCGTGCGCAAAACGACGAATATCGTGGGACCCGACGGTAAGCGCGCGGTGGGCACGGTGTTGAATAAAAATGGTCCCGTCTATCCGGCGATGCTGGCGGGCAAGACCTATCGCGGCGAAGCGACGATTTTGGGTAAGGGCTATTACACGATCTATATGCCGATCTTCAGTCCCTCGGGAAAGGTCAACGGTATCCTCTATGCCGGTGTCTCCAAGTCCGAGATCGAAGCCATGATGAAAAATGTGTCCACGACGCTGTTGCTCACGATCTTGGTGGCGATGGCGATTTCCGTCGCCCTGGCGCTGGTTATTTTCCGCTTTATGTTGAAACCGTTGCCGCGTCTTTCCGAGGCGCTGGGGCTTCTTGCGGAAAACAGCCTGGAAGAGGACATTCCGTACCAAAATCGTCATGATGAAATCGGCGTGATGGCGCAGGCCATGGAGAAATTGCGCGTCGCCGTGAACGAAGCTTTCCGTCTTGGTCAAATGGTCGAGGTGCAGCCCGCCCGCGTCATGATGTGCGACCCGGAAAGCCTGAAAATCACTTACGCCAACAAGGCGGCGAAAGACCTGATCGCCCGCATGGATCACCCGATCGCGGATAATGTCGAAGGCATTATCGGGGCGACGGTGACACGCTTCCATAAAAACGAGAACGTTGTGCGCGATCTTCTCACCAATCCCGAGCGGTTGCCCTACAAGGGCAAGTTCACCATGGGTGGGATCACCATCGAAAATCATATTACGGCGATCTACGACGCCAAGGGGCGCTATCTCGCCTCGATGCTGAACTGGGAAGACGTCACCAAGTACGTTCAAATGAGCAACGATTTCGAGAAAGCGGTCAAAGCCGTAACGGAGCATGTCGCCGAGGCCGCCCAGGAAGTGCAGAACGAGACGGCCCAACTCGAAACGGCTGCGGCGGCTACGGATAGTTATTCGCAGACCGCGGCGGCGGCGGCGCAGCAGGCCTCGGCCAATGTGCAGACCGTCGCCTCGGCGACCGAAGAATTGACCTCGTCGATCGAGGAAATCAGCCGCCAAGTTTCCAACGCCACACGGATGGCGTCGGAGGCTAAGGACGCCGCGACGAATACATCGGCGCTGATGACGGAGTTCGAGGCCATGGCGGGGCGCATCGGCGAGGTCGTCGAATTGATCACGACGATCGCCGATCAGACCAACCTGCTGGCGCTTAACGCGACCATCGAGGCGGCCAGGGCCGGCGATGCGGGCAAGGGCTTCGCCGTGGTCGCCAACGAGGTCAAGAATCTCGCGAAGCAAACATCCAAGGCCACCGACGAAATCGCCCGTCAAATTGGTGAAATGCAATCGCAAACGGGGACCGTGGCGCAATCGATCCGGGGGATTTCCGTGCATATCCAGG
This genomic window from Varunaivibrio sulfuroxidans contains:
- a CDS encoding methyl-accepting chemotaxis protein — protein: MRPTFLSKIKLTTKTTLVTLALIVLSTLAAGGGAVLEIKHEMKRSVIERQDRSLRVAATVMQLSRLPIVVRRSKTGDLTRIMMDQFPYFGSHSLIDSIGDMTDETATIFQWDEKTKNFVRKTTNIVGPDGKRAVGTVLNKNGPVYPAMLAGKTYRGEATILGKGYYTIYMPIFSPSGKVNGILYAGVSKSEIEAMMKNVSTTLLLTILVAMAISVALALVIFRFMLKPLPRLSEALGLLAENSLEEDIPYQNRHDEIGVMAQAMEKLRVAVNEAFRLGQMVEVQPARVMMCDPESLKITYANKAAKDLIARMDHPIADNVEGIIGATVTRFHKNENVVRDLLTNPERLPYKGKFTMGGITIENHITAIYDAKGRYLASMLNWEDVTKYVQMSNDFEKAVKAVTEHVAEAAQEVQNETAQLETAAAATDSYSQTAAAAAQQASANVQTVASATEELTSSIEEISRQVSNATRMASEAKDAATNTSALMTEFEAMAGRIGEVVELITTIADQTNLLALNATIEAARAGDAGKGFAVVANEVKNLAKQTSKATDEIARQIGEMQSQTGTVAQSIRGISVHIQGVDEVAASVASAVQEQSAATNEIARNVEEAARGTEAVSANISEVAEKSRESNAALGQVREASQALLGEADHLRKGVDEFLEFMQKA